TATTTTGACTAATAATTGCTAGATTTACGCTAGTTTTTACTATATTTAAATCCCTTGAATAAGACCAAACTCCGTGTTTATAACTAGTAATTAGACTTAAAATATCTTCTTGAATTACTTTTTCGCCTTTACTCTCAAGCCTAATTATTTCAATATTTTCACTAGATTTAAGTTCAGTGTCACTATAAAAAATAGCCTTAGCATTTACACTTATACTATTAGTTCTTTCCCCACCACTAAAGCTTACTAATTCAGCATCGTTTTTATATAAAAATAAAGCTAAATCACTAATAGCACTAGGAATGTTTTTAATAATATCAATCCCACTATGACCACCTTTATAGCCTTTAGTATGAGCTTCATATAAATATTTTTTACTAGGGTTTTTATAATTTAGCTTAATATTTACATTCATCATTAAACTCGCCGCACAACCAATTATTACTCTATCTACGCACTCGCTATCAAGATTTAATAAGTGTTTTGAACTAATTTTTAGCTCTAAATTATTTGCACCTATAAGCCCTACTTCTTCATTAGCAGTAAATAAACATTCAAGGTCGCCAAACTCATTCATAGCTTCCATCATAATGGCAATTCCTATACCATTATCAGCACCTAAGGTTGAATTATTTGCTTTAATAAATCCATCACTTTCTATTATATTTATATTAGGTGCATCTCCAACGCAAACCATATCATAATGGCTTTGCAAACATATATTAGGATTTCCCTTTTTGCATAAAATATTTTCAGCCTTATCAACTAATACCTCAAAACCTTTTGATTTTGCATAATTAATTAAAAAATCTTTTAATTTAACTGCATCAAAACTACAATGCGGAATTGCTGCAATTTGTTTAAAGTTTTCTAAAACTCCCATTCTTTCTCCTTATTTTTAAGCAAACATTAGATTTTAAAGTTTAATAAAGAGTAAGATTTGTGTGTAATTTTGTAATTTATTTTAAAGTGTGTAAATTCGTAATATTTTTGTAGAATTTAATTCAAATTCTAAAAAGAATTTGAATTAAAAATTTATAGACCTTTAAATCCAAATAATTTATATTGCCATTTTAATTCTGTGATTTTTTTAAGAACTTTTGCTAAAAATCCACTAAAATCTTTGCCTTGAATACTTGCAACGGCATATTTTTCACTAAGAGAACAAACACTTCCTTGGTCTTTATAAATAAATGTTTCTTTAAATTCTTCATTATTTAACCTAGCACTTAAACTTCTTGCTAAATAATTACCTTGCTTGCAAGCTATTTGAGCTGTTGGAGCAAATGGTCTATCATTATTCATAATTAAAGAACAATCTCCTAAAATATAGCAATTTGAATAATTTGGCGCTTGTAAAAACTCATTAACTAATATTCTATTATTTTTGTTTTCAAATACACTATTTTTAATAACTTCATTTCCCTTAACGCCAGCTGTAAAGATTATATTTTTTGAATCTATATAAGTATCTTCATTGTTTAAATACAATCTATCCCCAACTTTTTTAATAATTTTATGAGATGTTAAAACTTTTACACCTAATTTTTCAAGATAATTTCTTGCTATTTTTGCTAAATCTTTGTTATACATAGGC
This is a stretch of genomic DNA from Campylobacter sp. RM12651. It encodes these proteins:
- a CDS encoding M20/M25/M40 family metallo-hydrolase; its protein translation is MGVLENFKQIAAIPHCSFDAVKLKDFLINYAKSKGFEVLVDKAENILCKKGNPNICLQSHYDMVCVGDAPNINIIESDGFIKANNSTLGADNGIGIAIMMEAMNEFGDLECLFTANEEVGLIGANNLELKISSKHLLNLDSECVDRVIIGCAASLMMNVNIKLNYKNPSKKYLYEAHTKGYKGGHSGIDIIKNIPSAISDLALFLYKNDAELVSFSGGERTNSISVNAKAIFYSDTELKSSENIEIIRLESKGEKVIQEDILSLITSYKHGVWSYSRDLNIVKTSVNLAIISQNNDELKLELFARSDNSADLDEVFYKTKAHFNNYEAKLLAKDEPWEPIPNDFTYAVLNSLQKYNPKASMSSIHAGLECGVLKTKQNELLCASIGPNILSPHSIYERCEISTIDIIKNTTFDLIKNYK
- a CDS encoding NAD(P)/FAD-dependent oxidoreductase, translated to MKKIIFLGAGYANLSLIKSLSKEDLTKAEFLLINNNSYHYKTTELHKIAANESEKNIKIPLKDIIPSEIVIIQDSAIKIEGNKLYCKNTDYDFDEIYVGLGANKNTFGIEGLDEAYEIGTYEDALKTKEIIYSNLEKSESIYKNIVICGAGFSGVELCASIAQVCKSKGIDAKISIVEAMDEILPMYNKDLAKIARNYLEKLGVKVLTSHKIIKKVGDRLYLNNEDTYIDSKNIIFTAGVKGNEVIKNSVFENKNNRILVNEFLQAPNYSNCYILGDCSLIMNNDRPFAPTAQIACKQGNYLARSLSARLNNEEFKETFIYKDQGSVCSLSEKYAVASIQGKDFSGFLAKVLKKITELKWQYKLFGFKGL